From the genome of Chloroherpetonaceae bacterium:
TGAGGGCTTGAGACACGAGCACAGTAAGCGATTAAGCCTTCGGGCGTGGTGTCTTTGCCATCAATTTTGATAAGTGGTGAAGTAATTGAAATAAGGCGAACATTCATTTTTTCAAAGCAAGACAGATTTTAGAATTCATAACCCAGTGCAAAGTAAAAAACAGGTGGTGCAGTTTGAATGAAAGTGGTGCGTTCAAATTCACCGAGCCGAAAACTAATTGCCGTTGCAAGGCGCGCTAGCCCGATTGGCGTTTTAAGCGAGATTTCTGCGCCGATACCGTGCAAAAAGTCGCGTAGCTTAACATCGCTGGCAAATTGCCAGATGTTGCCAATGTTGTAGTGCAGGCTGAAAAAGGTAGGCACGACAAGCTGAATCGGGAGGGGCACTTGTGCTTCAAGACCCGCAGCAATCAGTTGCCGACCACGAAGTTCATCAAGTCGCAAACCGTAGAATGTAGCGCTAAACTGTGAGCCGATGCCGCCCAAGCTAAATTGTTGAATAAACGGTGTAGTGTTGTCGGCAAAGCCAGCACTGAGTCGCAAGCGTCCAACCAGTGTGCCCCCTAACCATGAGGCGTTTTCCTCGTGAGAAAAGAAGATTTTTGAAAAGCTAATGTCGCTGCCTAAAAATGAGGGGCTAAAGTCGTAGTAGATGTTGGTATAAGCGCCTTCAGTAGCGCCCAGTGCAGCGTTGCGCGTGTCGACCGTGAAGCGAGTGCGCAGTGTCGTAATCCAAGCTGCTTCCTGCGCAGGGGAAAGCGAGAGCGGCACCAGCTCATTACGGGCACGAATACACTCCACAATTGCACTACCGTCGCGATAAAGTTGCCAGCCTACAGCGGCGGAAATACCCCAGATGCGCTGGGCATACTCACCAGTAATCTGTCGTTCAGGCTGCACAAGCGGAGCAGCAAATTGCGTCTGAAAGCCGAACACGTTACGCTGTTCGTAAAATGCGCGCGCAAAAAGCGTAACATAACTTTGCCACAAGCGATGCACGCGAAACTCTGCCTGAGTCAAAAAGCTCCGCTGACCAAGCATTGCCCAGCCGCCTAACTCGGTAGCTGCGCCTAAGAAATTTTCATTGCGAAAGTCCAAAAAGAGCTGACCTGTGTAAATGTCGTCGAAGCGCACGCCAACGCGTAGCAACTCAAAGAATCGTTCATCTAACTTAACTTGCAACCGCGCTGCAGTGTGCTGACTAGAATCTGACCACTGCTCCGTCCACATTGAGACGCGATTAAAAATCCCCGTGTTGTACAAGCCAGAGATGGAAGCGCGCACATCTTGCGTGCGCAAGGGCTCATTGAGCCTTACCTTCATTTCGCGCTCAATGACAAAGCGCTGCGCCCAGCCTCGGCTCTGCCAGATTGAAACATCAATGAGTTTCCCAGTATCTACCTCAATGTGTAAAGTGTCGTTCAAAATAGCGACGCGCCGAAGGCGTGCCAGTGCGTAACCTTTTTCACGGTAGAGCCGCAGCACACGTTCCAAAAGCAGCATTCCATCGCGATTTGTATAGGGGCGGCCGCATACAGAATCAAACAGGGCTTGAGCGGGGCGAAGCATCTCTTGCTGTGCGCCGTGAAGCACAACTGCAGTAAAGCGTGGCGTGGGACAAAGGTGAAACGTAACAATTTTGCTAACAGTGTCCACTTCAGCAAATACGCGCGTAAAGTAGTCTGTCTCCAAGAACTCAGCCAGTGCAGCTTTGACGCCAGTTGCCACTTCAGCGATGCGAGTGATGCGCTCGGCATATGGCGCACAAGGCTCTATGCCAACGATACGCTTCTCATAGCCACAAATGTCAAAATCGTTTTTTGGAGTTAACTTGATGTCTGCCTTGATGCGGTCAGCTTGCACGAGTGCGGCTTCATAACCAGCATAGAGCAATTCTTCAACGCGCTCAAAGTTGGTGGCACTGCGCCCGTTGAGATGCGGTTCAATAACTCGATGTGCCAGTTGCAATTGCTTCCGATTGGGCTCTTGCATCATAATGCCAATAACTTGGTCAGCAGCTTGCCAAGGTAAGTCGAGGTCTTGTGAGCTTTCGTAAAGTGGGCTAGTGCTCTTGACAGCGAGTTTGTAGTCTACGCCAAGCGAGTCCAAGACATCGACAGGAATGTTGCTAAGCAAGCCACCATCTGCAAGCTGAAGAGAGCCTTGCTCAATAGGAGCAAAAAGCAACGGCACAGCGGAGCTGGCGCGCATGGCTTCAGAAAGCGAACCTTGACGCAAGATGACGCGCCGACCCGACACCAAATCAGTGGCAATTGCACAGAAAGGAATTGGCAGTGTCAGAAAGTCGCTGTGCTCTGGTTTATAGATGCTCTGAAGCGTGAGCAGGTCTAATGTTTCTGTAAGTTTCTGCGCAGCGGAAAGCGATTTAGGAATAATGAGCCGAAGCCCGCTAAACTGAAGCGTAAGAGCTGCTTTGTCGCGCACGTGCTTTTGCTCCAAGAAAAGGTTGCGTCGCTCTTCACTTTCACTGAGTGCCGTCAGTTCTGACCAGTTAAGCTGCTGCGAAAGCGACCACAGGTCATTTGCCGAATAACCACTGGCGTAAAGCCCCCCTACAATAGCGCCCATACTGGTGCCTGCAATAGCGTCAATCGGAATCCCTTTTTCTTCAAAAGCTTTAAGCACCCCGATGTGAGACAAGCCGCGTGCACCGCCACCCGAGAGGGCTAAACCGACTTTCTTCCGCAAAGGCTGTTGATACGGTGCAATCGCATAGCGGCGAGGTTGAAACGAAAGGGTGTCGGGATAAATCCGAATAGATTGAGCCAAAGCGTGAGCGCAACTGAAACTGAGCACAAGGAGCGCCCAAAAGGCGGGCAGCATAATCCGTAGGTGCTGCATCATGGATCACGCTGAGGTTTGACCTAAGTTAAGCGCGCGAATAGGCATGGCAACAAAGTGCCAAGCGGCAATGCCCGTAAGACCTGCAAAGATACCAATCCCCAAGAATGCTTCACGAATGCCAATCGTTTCGCAGAGCCAGCCCGTTGCGGCAGATGAAAGTGCCGTCATACCTGCTACCGCAACATTGAGGAAGCTAAACACCTTGCCCAAGTCTTCGCTGGGCGCAAGCCGCTGAATAAGCACGCTACGTGGCACAATAATGAAGATGATAAATGCAGAATGAATGGCAGCATAGAGGCAAAGTTCCTCAACAGAGCGACAAAAGTAATACGGACAGTAGGTAAAGCCGTCCATTATCAAGCCAAAAGCCCAGATTTTTTCATAGCCAATGGCGCGCGCACGTGAGGCAAAAATGTTCATCAAGAATCCAACCAGCAGCATCATTACGGCAAAGATAAACTCAATG
Proteins encoded in this window:
- a CDS encoding patatin-like phospholipase family protein; translation: MAQSIRIYPDTLSFQPRRYAIAPYQQPLRKKVGLALSGGGARGLSHIGVLKAFEEKGIPIDAIAGTSMGAIVGGLYASGYSANDLWSLSQQLNWSELTALSESEERRNLFLEQKHVRDKAALTLQFSGLRLIIPKSLSAAQKLTETLDLLTLQSIYKPEHSDFLTLPIPFCAIATDLVSGRRVILRQGSLSEAMRASSAVPLLFAPIEQGSLQLADGGLLSNIPVDVLDSLGVDYKLAVKSTSPLYESSQDLDLPWQAADQVIGIMMQEPNRKQLQLAHRVIEPHLNGRSATNFERVEELLYAGYEAALVQADRIKADIKLTPKNDFDICGYEKRIVGIEPCAPYAERITRIAEVATGVKAALAEFLETDYFTRVFAEVDTVSKIVTFHLCPTPRFTAVVLHGAQQEMLRPAQALFDSVCGRPYTNRDGMLLLERVLRLYREKGYALARLRRVAILNDTLHIEVDTGKLIDVSIWQSRGWAQRFVIEREMKVRLNEPLRTQDVRASISGLYNTGIFNRVSMWTEQWSDSSQHTAARLQVKLDERFFELLRVGVRFDDIYTGQLFLDFRNENFLGAATELGGWAMLGQRSFLTQAEFRVHRLWQSYVTLFARAFYEQRNVFGFQTQFAAPLVQPERQITGEYAQRIWGISAAVGWQLYRDGSAIVECIRARNELVPLSLSPAQEAAWITTLRTRFTVDTRNAALGATEGAYTNIYYDFSPSFLGSDISFSKIFFSHEENASWLGGTLVGRLRLSAGFADNTTPFIQQFSLGGIGSQFSATFYGLRLDELRGRQLIAAGLEAQVPLPIQLVVPTFFSLHYNIGNIWQFASDVKLRDFLHGIGAEISLKTPIGLARLATAISFRLGEFERTTFIQTAPPVFYFALGYEF